Proteins encoded in a region of the Balaenoptera ricei isolate mBalRic1 chromosome 19, mBalRic1.hap2, whole genome shotgun sequence genome:
- the RPS16 gene encoding small ribosomal subunit protein uS9 isoform X2, giving the protein MPAAMPSKGPLQSVQVFGRKKTATAVAHCKRGNGLIKVNGRPLEMIEPRTLQYKLLEPVLLLGKERFAGVDIRVRVKGGGHVAQIYAIRQSISKALVAYYQKYVDEASKKEIKDILIQYDRTLLVADPRRCESKKFGGPGARARYQKSYR; this is encoded by the exons AGCCATGCCGTCCAAGGGTCCTCTGCAGTCGGTGCAGGTCTTCGGACGCAAG AAGACGGCCACGGCCGTGGCGCACTGCAAACGAGGTAACGGCCTCATCAAGGTGAACGGGCGACCCCTGGAGATGATCGAACCTCGCACACTGCAGTACAAG CTACTGGAACCTGTTCTGCTTCTGGGCAAGGAGCGATTTGCTGGTGTGGACATCCGTGTCCGAGTGAAGGGTGGTGGTCACGTAGCTCAGATTTACG CAATCCGCCAGTCCATCTCCAAAGCCTTGGTGGCCTATTACCAGAAAT ACGTGGATGAGGCTTCCAAGAAGGAGATCAAAGACATCCTCATCCAGTATGACCGGACCCTGCTGGTAGCTGATCCCCGTCGCTGCGAATCCAAAAAGTTTGGAGGTCCTGGTGCCCGTGCTCGCTACCAGAAATCCTACCGATAA
- the RPS16 gene encoding small ribosomal subunit protein uS9 isoform X1, translating to MPAAMPSKGPLQSVQVFGRKKTATAVAHCKRGNGLIKVNGRPLEMIEPRTLQYKLLEPVLLLGKERFAGVDIRVRVKGGGHVAQIYGESQELGTWVEGGSYPWVFLKLMYLFCVCVSFSQQSASPSPKPWWPITRNTWMRLPRRRSKTSSSSMTGPCW from the exons AGCCATGCCGTCCAAGGGTCCTCTGCAGTCGGTGCAGGTCTTCGGACGCAAG AAGACGGCCACGGCCGTGGCGCACTGCAAACGAGGTAACGGCCTCATCAAGGTGAACGGGCGACCCCTGGAGATGATCGAACCTCGCACACTGCAGTACAAG CTACTGGAACCTGTTCTGCTTCTGGGCAAGGAGCGATTTGCTGGTGTGGACATCCGTGTCCGAGTGAAGGGTGGTGGTCACGTAGCTCAGATTTACGGTGAGTCCCAGGAACTGGGCACATGGGTGGAAGGTGGGTCCTACCCTTGGGTGTTCCTGAAGCTGATgtaccttttttgtgtgtgtgtttctttctcaCAGCAATCCGCCAGTCCATCTCCAAAGCCTTGGTGGCCTATTACCAGAAAT ACGTGGATGAGGCTTCCAAGAAGGAGATCAAAGACATCCTCATCCAGTATGACCGGACCCTGCTGGTAG